The proteins below are encoded in one region of Methanofollis aquaemaris:
- a CDS encoding pyridoxamine 5'-phosphate oxidase family protein gives MARLNEKMKEIFEKAPVYPLATASKAGEPNVAPMKSVWLVDDETVWVADNFMKKTLANLEENPRAAIYLWGPETGGCIQVKGDAKILTSGPEYEKMRAEVKAKSEKYPAKSLIVITITEVYTCAPGAGAGDELL, from the coding sequence ATGGCACGTCTGAACGAGAAGATGAAGGAGATCTTTGAGAAGGCCCCGGTCTATCCGCTTGCAACCGCCTCGAAGGCAGGAGAACCGAACGTCGCACCGATGAAGTCGGTCTGGCTTGTCGACGATGAGACGGTCTGGGTCGCGGACAACTTCATGAAAAAGACTCTCGCCAACCTCGAAGAGAACCCGCGGGCCGCGATCTACCTCTGGGGGCCGGAGACCGGCGGCTGTATCCAGGTGAAGGGCGACGCCAAGATTCTCACCTCCGGGCCGGAGTACGAGAAGATGCGGGCCGAGGTAAAGGCGAAGTCAGAGAAGTACCCGGCAAAGTCGCTGATCGTGATCACGATCACCGAGGTCTACACCTGCGCCCCTGGTGCCGGGGCCGGGGACGAACTTCTTTAA
- a CDS encoding pyridoxamine 5'-phosphate oxidase family protein, whose product MVKLNEEMKEAFSKVRVFPVATASKDGVPNVVPIGFCMLIDDETIWIADNFMKKTLANVEENPKLSLYLWGPEVKGCFQIKGDVKVVSEGEDFQKMREIVLAKMSKAPAKNLLVVKVTDVYTCTPGPDAGAKLL is encoded by the coding sequence ATGGTTAAACTGAATGAAGAGATGAAAGAGGCCTTCTCGAAGGTCAGAGTCTTCCCGGTGGCCACCGCTTCGAAGGACGGCGTCCCGAATGTCGTGCCGATCGGTTTTTGCATGCTCATCGACGACGAGACGATCTGGATCGCGGACAACTTCATGAAGAAGACGCTCGCCAATGTCGAGGAGAACCCGAAGCTCTCCCTCTATCTCTGGGGCCCCGAAGTCAAGGGATGCTTCCAGATCAAGGGCGACGTGAAGGTCGTCTCCGAGGGCGAAGACTTCCAGAAGATGCGCGAGATCGTCCTCGCAAAGATGTCCAAGGCCCCGGCCAAGAACCTCCTGGTGGTCAAGGTCACCGACGTCTACACCTGCACGCCCGGCCCTGACGCCGGGGCAAAACTGCTCTGA
- a CDS encoding argininosuccinate synthase has product MGKGKVVLAFSGGLDTSICVPLLKEHYGFDEVITVAVDVGQPQHEVEEATKKGEKIADRHYTIDAREQFVREHVFRAIKANGSYEGYPMGTALARPLIAEEIVAVAKKEGAVAIAHGCTGKGNDQLRFDFIFRAHDYEVVAPIREMNLTREWEIEYAEEHGIPVPVKKEKPWSIDENFWSRSIEGGKLEDPAYHPPEEIYAWTASLADAPAEPEIISIGFEQGVPVSLNGKKMAGEDLILELNAIAGRHSVGRNDMMEDRILGLKARENYEHPAATVLLAAHHDLERLVLTRQELGFKQVVDGKWSELAYMGLVHEPLYAALNAFIDTTQERVTGTVDCMLFKGGVHIMGRTSPLALYSDDLVSFDSKTLDQCDAVGVSKYFGMQARLLQKVRKN; this is encoded by the coding sequence ATGGGAAAAGGAAAAGTTGTTCTTGCCTTCTCGGGCGGGCTCGACACCTCGATCTGCGTCCCCCTCCTCAAGGAGCACTATGGCTTCGATGAGGTAATCACCGTCGCAGTCGACGTCGGCCAGCCGCAGCACGAGGTTGAGGAAGCCACGAAGAAGGGCGAAAAGATTGCGGACCGCCACTACACCATCGACGCCAGGGAGCAGTTCGTCAGGGAGCATGTCTTCAGAGCGATCAAGGCCAATGGGTCGTACGAGGGCTACCCGATGGGCACCGCGCTCGCCAGACCGCTCATCGCCGAGGAGATCGTGGCCGTCGCAAAGAAGGAGGGCGCGGTTGCCATCGCCCACGGGTGCACCGGCAAGGGCAACGACCAGCTTCGCTTCGACTTCATCTTCAGGGCGCACGACTACGAGGTCGTCGCCCCGATCAGGGAGATGAACCTCACCAGGGAGTGGGAGATCGAGTACGCCGAGGAGCACGGCATCCCGGTCCCGGTCAAGAAGGAGAAGCCCTGGTCCATCGACGAGAACTTCTGGTCGCGGAGTATCGAGGGCGGGAAACTCGAAGACCCGGCCTACCACCCGCCGGAGGAGATCTATGCCTGGACCGCCTCACTCGCGGATGCACCTGCCGAGCCAGAAATCATCTCTATCGGGTTTGAGCAGGGTGTGCCGGTCTCCCTCAACGGAAAGAAGATGGCAGGCGAAGACCTGATCCTGGAACTCAACGCCATCGCCGGCCGCCACAGCGTCGGGAGAAACGACATGATGGAGGACCGGATCCTCGGCCTGAAGGCCAGGGAGAACTACGAGCACCCGGCGGCCACCGTTCTCCTCGCCGCCCACCACGACCTTGAGCGCCTGGTGCTCACCCGCCAGGAACTTGGCTTCAAGCAGGTCGTCGACGGCAAGTGGTCGGAACTCGCCTACATGGGCCTGGTCCACGAGCCGTTGTACGCCGCCCTCAACGCCTTCATCGACACCACCCAGGAGCGTGTCACCGGTACGGTCGACTGCATGCTCTTCAAGGGTGGAGTGCACATCATGGGACGGACCTCGCCGCTGGCCCTGTATTCCGACGACCTGGTCTCCTTCGATTCAAAGACTCTCGACCAGTGCGACGCCGTCGGGGTCTCGAAGTACTTCGGGATGCAGGCTCGTCTCCTCCAGAAGGTCAGAAAGAACTAA